The genomic interval ATTTAAGGTTGATAATATGATGATCGATTTTTGCACTACTACTATGTTTCAATATTTTGGACTCTATTACCTTGAAATGGACTATATGACTTATTACATTGGAGgctttagaaaaaaaacacacataaaAGGTTTTTCTATAAACAATGACAAGAAAATGTTGGTTTTTTAAAACGAAACTAAACTCTATGAAACTGAAATTCATAACTTCAATAATAGTGAGGTATACTAATATACTATTCCATGTATAGCATAGTTCTTGGTGGCATGTGGATTATATAGACAATAATCCATGATTggacaaagaagaagaaaattgacCCTTGTAGATATGCTTAATCATATTCCACCTCAAACATGAACAAAATATCGCACCTAGATCACACTTACTTAGCTCAATCAAGTAGAGGCATTTGTTAGCTCAATCAAACCAGCCATGGATTCCTTGTCTTCCTCTTTCATGTCCATATTTCCTACCCAATCTTCCGCAACAACTCCAAAATTAAACCAATCTTAATTCCTCTACATTGATTTCCGTTAGAATAAAAGAGAAACATGCATCCCAAACCTAGCCAAAAACCACAACACCACCAAAGAACACAATGTGATGTCCACACCATCTTTGCCGAGACTCGTGAAGGCAAGGTCCTAGAAGATGGTGCTCTCTTCAGTCAAGTTTCCATGATAGTTGAGATGACTGCAAATTAAAGATCTTATCATTAGGTAGtttctatatttattgtaGTCTTTTATTTGTTGCACTTGTTGTTTTATAAGATAAAAAGGCTTTCCCTTTAGGTTTGTGGTTGAGTCCTTTGCCTTCTTCCCGAGCTAACGGGGTTCGAAATCTGGTATGGTGGTGGCGACGACtgattgtggatcttgtttgATCCCCAAAATCATAGATAAAAAggcaataatatatatagtttaccgtttgtcaaaaaataatttttttaaagtttAGTTGACCGTAACCTTGTTTAGAGTCAAGGCTAGTAAGGCTCCATCAGTCTCTTGATATGATTTCCATAAATAGTTGTAActcatttaattaatcaagttTATTTTTGACATACCCATATGAGAAAAAGTGGAACAGGAAGAGTTGAAAGTGGAACGAATCCATTGACAAGAGTCATAAGAGCAAACTATGCCTGGTCAAGTAGGAGCAAAACAATCCAATCCAAATGTCAAGAGTTCGATGTCTTAGAATCTAAAAAGACAATACAAAGCAAGTGAACAAACGTAACAAAAAAGTGAATTAACCTACGCATATATTAAGGTGCTCCAAATGTATTATGAAGCATATGGTTATGAGAGATGTACCGATATTCCGGCAGAAGAGTGGAAACCTTGATAGAGTGTAAGAATCTAATTTAACTTACCTAAACTAGGAGCCCAGTCAAAACTGAGTTTGGAAAGGGATGGAGAATGAAAAGCGAGCTAAGACCAATAGGCCAGGCCATTGCTTTGGTCATAACCCTGTCAACAAACCTAGATGCACCAACCTTAGACTAGGTTCCCAGAACACGGTGGCCCCCTGATATCGATGTAACGCTACTTGACCGTAACAACGAAATAGAAGGAATTGACTAGTCTCTTAGACTCGCCGAACTAGATCCCTCTAGCCGAATATAAAACTTACCAAAAAGCACATCATTGTCAACACCAAAGCACCAACGCCGAGCACGCTGGCGTCAACCTTTAACCAACACTAGAGTCCTACACACTATGTTGAACTATGATGATGACACCAAACCTAATACCACGTCACCTTCTGTTGGCCAAGGCAATGCTCTACAAAATTCAAAACCATTGGTTTTGGTAATTTTGGAAACATATTAATTTGggtactatttttttttgttcaagaATTTTGGGTACtattttgaataaaaaaaagaaaaaaaagaaaagagaaaactcTAGCTTGCGAGtacaaaagaaaaaccgaccctgtaacaaaaaaaaaaacagagataaAAACCGGCCCTGTGGATTATTGTTCTCACAAGAGAGTCCCCTGTGGCAAATAAATCAAACAAGCCAAGTTGTCGCAAGGGACCCAAATCCCTACACCCAAATTCGATATACAAACCTTCGCAAAACACTGGTAGATCTCTCAAGTCGAGACCTCGTTATCAAAGGTTAGTCTGTATCTCTATTTCAGTTTCTTATGCCCCCGtccaaaaccctaatcccaaTTTCTCCATATTTCTAGTGTTTTTCAAATCCGAACCCTAAACGATGTCAGACCCAGAGATAGCCAAGACGCAGGAGGAGCGGCGGAGGATGGAGCAGCAACTGGCCTCCCTCAACTCCCTCACCTACGACGCCGAGTTCTACGGCGGTACCGACAAGGCCGACTACGTCTCCTCGATCCCGGTGAACGACGAGGACGAGAATCTGGATCCCGTCGACAACGACGTCGCCCGGAGAATGGCGTCCTACACGGCGCCCAAGTCGCTGCTGAGCGACATGCCCAGGGGCGCCGAGGAGGACGACGCGTCGGGGATGCCGAGGTCGAAGAAGATTATCGACCGCGAGGACGATTACAGGAGGCGGAGGCTGAACCGGATCATATCGCCGGAGCGACACGACGCGTTTGCGGCGGGGGAGAAGACGCCGGACCCGTCTGTGAGGACGTATGCGGAGATTATGAGGGAGGAGGCACTGAAGAGGGAGAAGGAGGAGACACTGAGGCTTATtgccaagaagaagaaggaggaagaggagtCTGGGAAGGCGGCGCCGCTGCTGCAGGCCGCGGGGAAGAGGAGGAATAGGTGGGACCAGTCTCAGGATGGGGATGGTGGAGCTGAGGAGACGAAGAAGGCGAAAACTACGGCGACGTCGGATTGGGACTTGCCTGATGCCACTCCAGGGAGGTGGGACGCGCCGACGCCTGGGAGAGTGGCTGATGCAACTCCGGGGATGGCGAGGAGGAATCGTTGGGATGAGACGCCAACTCCGGGGAGAGTTGTGGATTCTGATGCTACTCCAGGTGGAGGGGCCACTCCTGGTGCTACTCCAGCTGGGATGACTTGGGATGCGACTCCGAAGCTTCCGGGGATGGCCACGCCCACGCCGAAGAGACAGAGGTCTAGGTGGGATGAGACCCCTGCTACGATGGGCAGTGCTACCCCGGGGTCTGTGGCGACTCCTGGTCCTGGTGGGTACACACCTGGTGTGACTCCTGCTGGTGGAATTGGGCTTGAGACCCCGACGCCAGGTGCCCTCAATCTGCGGGGACCTATTACACCGGAGCAGTACAATTTGTTTAGGTGGGAGAAGGATATTGAGGAGAGGAACAGGCCTTTGAGTGATGAAGAGCTGGATGCTATGTTTCCACAGGAGGGTTACAAGATTTTGGATCCACCGCCAAAGTATGTGCCGATTAGGACCCCGGCCAGGAAGTTGCTTACAACCCCAACTCCGATGATGACCCCTCAGTATGCTATTCCGGAAGAGAATCGTGGGCAGCAGTTTGATGTGCCCAAGGAGCTGCCGGGTGGCTTGCCATTTATGAAACCAGAGGACTACCAGTACTTTGGTGCATTGCTGAATGAAGACGAAGAGGAGGAGTTGTCCCCTGATGAGCAGAAGGAGAGGAAGATTATGAAGCTTTTGCTGAAGGTTAAGAATGGTACACCACCGCAGAGGAAGACGGCATTGAGGCAGCTTACTGATAAAGCTCGCGACTTTGGTGCCGGCCCCTTGTTCAACCGCATTCTGCCTTTGCTAATGCAGCCGACTTTGGAAGATCAAGAGAGGCATCTTTTGGTTAAGGTAATTGATAGAGTGCTTTATAAATTGGATGAATTGGTACGCCCTTATGTGCATAAGATTCTTGTTGTGATTGAACCTCTATTGATTGATGAAGACTATTATGCACGTGTTGAGGGGAGAGAAATTATCTCTAATCTTAGTAAAGCTGCTGGGTTGGCTACTATGATTGCAGCCATGCGTCCAGATATTGATAACATTGATGAATATGTTAGAAACACTACTGCTAGAGCTTTCAGTGTTGTTGCCTCCGCTCTTGGTATTCCTGCTTTGTTGCCATTTCTGAAAGCTGTTTGTCAGAGCAAGAAATCATGGCAAGCACGGCACACTGGAATCAAGATAGTTCAGCAGATTGCAATTTTGATTGGGTGTGCTGTCCTCCCCCACTTGAGGTCTCTTGTTGAAATTATTGAAAATGGTCTGAGTGATGAAAATCAGAAGGTCAGGACTATTACTGCTCTATCACTTGCTGCTCTTGCTGAAGCTGCTGCTCCTTATGGTATTGAAAGCTTTGACTCTGTCTTGAAACCATTGTGGAAGGGTATTAGGTCTCACCGTGGTAAGGTTCTGGCTGCCTTCTTGAAGGCCATTGGTTTCATTATTCCTCTTATGGATGCTTTATATGCTAGTTACTATACAAAAGAAGTGATGGTTATATTGATTAGAGAGTTCCAGTCTCCTGATgaggaaatgaagaaaattgtGCTCAAGGTGGTGAAACAATGTGTGAGTACAGAGGGTGTAGAGGCTGACTATATAAGGAATGATATTCTCCCGGAGTTCTTCAGAAACTTCTGGGTTAGAAGGATGGCTC from Argentina anserina chromosome 2, drPotAnse1.1, whole genome shotgun sequence carries:
- the LOC126782851 gene encoding uncharacterized protein LOC126782851; its protein translation is MSDPEIAKTQEERRRMEQQLASLNSLTYDAEFYGGTDKADYVSSIPVNDEDENLDPVDNDVARRMASYTAPKSLLSDMPRGAEEDDASGMPRSKKIIDREDDYRRRRLNRIISPERHDAFAAGEKTPDPSVRTYAEIMREEALKREKEETLRLIAKKKKEEEESGKAAPLLQAAGKRRNRWDQSQDGDGGAEETKKAKTTATSDWDLPDATPGRWDAPTPGRVADATPGMARRNRWDETPTPGRVVDSDATPGGGATPGATPAGMTWDATPKLPGMATPTPKRQRSRWDETPATMGSATPGSVATPGPGGYTPGVTPAGGIGLETPTPGALNLRGPITPEQYNLFRWEKDIEERNRPLSDEELDAMFPQEGYKILDPPPKYVPIRTPARKLLTTPTPMMTPQYAIPEENRGQQFDVPKELPGGLPFMKPEDYQYFGALLNEDEEEELSPDEQKERKIMKLLLKVKNGTPPQRKTALRQLTDKARDFGAGPLFNRILPLLMQPTLEDQERHLLVKVIDRVLYKLDELVRPYVHKILVVIEPLLIDEDYYARVEGREIISNLSKAAGLATMIAAMRPDIDNIDEYVRNTTARAFSVVASALGIPALLPFLKAVCQSKKSWQARHTGIKIVQQIAILIGCAVLPHLRSLVEIIENGLSDENQKVRTITALSLAALAEAAAPYGIESFDSVLKPLWKGIRSHRGKVLAAFLKAIGFIIPLMDALYASYYTKEVMVILIREFQSPDEEMKKIVLKVVKQCVSTEGVEADYIRNDILPEFFRNFWVRRMALDRRNYRQLVETTVEIANKVGVADIVGRIVEDLKDESEPYRRMVMETIEKVVVNLGASDIDARLEELLIDGILYAFQEQTSDDANVMLNGFGAVVNSLGQRVRPYLPQICGTIKWRLNNKSAKVRQQAADLISRIAVVMKQCQEEQLMGHLGVVLYEYLGEEYPEVLGSILGALKAIVNVIGMTKMTPPIKDLLPRLTPILKNRHEKVQENCIDLVGRIADRGAEFVPAREWMRICFELLEMLKAHKKGIRRATVNTFGYIAKAIGPQDVLATLLNNLKVQERQNRVCTTVAIAIVAETCSPFTVLPALMNEYRVPELNVQNGVLKSLSFLFEYIGEMGKDYIYAVTPLLEDALMDRDLVHRQTAASAVKHMALGVAGLGCEDALVHLLNYVWPNIFETSPHVINAVMEAIEGMRVALGAAVVLNYCLQGLFHPARKVREVYWKIYNSLYIGAQDALVAAYPMLEDEDHNVYTRPELMMFV